In Microvirga sp. 17 mud 1-3, the genomic window AACGGCGCTGCCGGCCATGGCCGTAACGCTCCGATATGCGAACCAGGGAGACCTTAAGTCTCTCGACCCCTACACTCTTAACGAGACCACGACCAATGCTCATCTGGGCCATATCTACGAGGGACTGACCAAACGCGGACGCGACCTTAAGGTTGAGCCGGGTCTTGCAGAGCGATGGGAGGTCAGTGATGACGGGCTGACTTGGCGCTTCTTCCTTCGCAAAGGGGTGAAGTTTCACAATGGCAATCCTTTCACAGCAGACGATGTGGTCTTCTCGGCCAATCGGGTTCGCGCCCAAGGGTCCAACTTCCAGACGCGGGTGCCGAGCGATGCCGAATTCGTCAAAGTTGATGACTACACGGTCGATGTAAAACTCAAGAAGCCCAATCCGATCCTGAATTACCAGTGGGATACATGGTACATCATGGACAAGGAGTGGAGCGAGGCCAACAACACGGCCGCACCGACACCGGCCGCTGCTACAAGTCCTAGCTATTCCTCACTCAATGCCAATGGCACGGGGCCGTTTAAGATCGAAAGTCACCAGCCGGGTGTGAAGACTGTCTTCAAGAAGAATCCGGATTGGTGGGGCAAGGTCGAGCACAATCTGGACGAAATCGTTTTCACGCCGATCAATTCTGATGCAACGCGGGTGGCGGCTCTCCTGTCAGGTGAAGTCGATGTCATCGAGCCAGTCCCGTTGCAGGACATTCAGCGTGTCAACAGCAGCCCCAATGCGCAGGTTCTCACCGGTCCAGAACTGCGCACGATCTTCCTCGGATTTGACCAAACTCGCGACGAGTTGCTGTTTTCCAACGTCAAGGGAAAGAATCCATTCAAGGATCCGAAGGTTCGTGAGGCTTTCTTCAAGGCCATCGATATCGAGACCATCAAGTCGAGAGTCATGCGCGGTCTTTCGACGCCATCGGCCCTTATGATCGCGCCGGAACTCTTCACCTATTCGAAGGATTTTCAGCGCCCGAAATACGATCCGGACACCTCCAAGAAGCTTCTGGCTGAGGCCGGCTATCCTAATGGCTTTGAGGTCGGAATGGATTGTCCGAACGACCGCTATGTCAATGACGAGGCAATTTGCCAGGCAGTGGTTGGAATGCTTGCCCGCGTTGGCGTGAAGGTCAATCTCATGGCACAGCCGAAGGCGCAGTACTTTGCCAAAGTGCTGAAGTCCGGAAATTATCAGACCTCGTTCTATCTCCTCGGATGGACCCCGGGCACTTTCGACAGCCATAACGTGCTCTATGACATCGAAGGCTGTCGGGACGATCAGAGCTCCTCGCGTGGAGAGTCAAATCTCGGCAACTACTGCAATAAGAAGCACGATGAGCTTGCCGACAAAATCCTTGTCGAGAACGATAAGGCCAAGCGTGATCAGCTGATCAAGGAGGCGTTCCAGATCACGACCGCGGACTATGGCTACATCCCGCTGCATCAGCAGTCCCTGTCCTGGGGTGTCTCGAAGAAGGTGAAGCTCAGCCAGCGCGCCGACAATTCCGTGCTGCTCTATTGGGCACACAAGGAATGATGCGCTCTTGAACCTGGGATCCTGGGTGTTGCTTTGTGACACCCAGGACGCTTTTGGCACGAGCTGTGCAGTCCGATGCACAGCTGAAGGGATCATGAGCTTTACCAATGCTTGCTTTTATCGTCCGTCGTATATTCCAGGCTATCGGCGTCCTGCTCGCCGTTGGCATCATTGCTTTTTCAATGTTCCGGTTCGCAGGAGATCCGGTCAATCAAATCGTATCGATCGATACTCCGGCCGCTCAGCGCGAAGAGGTGCGTCGGTCGCTTGGGCTGGACGATCCTGTGCCTATCCAGTTCGCGCGCTACCTTGGAGGGGCGGTACAAGGAGACTTCGGTGTATCCTACCAGTTCCGGCAACCAGTTTCGGACCTCCTGGCAGAACGGATGCCGGCAACTCTCGAACTCGCGTTTTGTGCTACGGTCTTTGCTGTCGTTTTTGGTATTCTGATGGGAGTCTATTCGGGCCTGAAGAGGGATAGTACTCTTGCCAAGCTGTTTCAGACCGTTTCCTTGATTGGCATCTCACTGCCCACGTTTCTCATCGGCATCCTCCTGATCTATCTTTTTGCCGTGACCTTGGGTTGGCTACCCTCATATGGGCGAGGGGATACCGTTCGCATCGGCTGGTGGTCGACAGGATTGCTGACATCGACGGGCCTTCTTGCGCTGATCATGCCATCGATCACGCTTGGTCTGTTTCAGATGACGCTCATCATGCGTATTGTGCGTGCAGAGATGATGGAGGTGTTGCGAACCGATTATATCAAATTCGCACGTGCCCGTGGCCTCACGACGCGGGCGATTCACTTCGGTCATGCTCTAAAGAACACCTTGATCCCTGTCATTACGATCGTCGGCCTTCAACTGGGATCGGTAATCGCATTCTCGATCATCACGGAAACCGTCTTCCAGTGGCCGGGAATGGGGCTCCTGTTTGTCCAGGCAGTACAGAATGTCGATATCCCGATTATGGCAGCCTATCTGATGCTCGTGGCGTTGATCTTTGTGTTGATCAACCTCGCTGTCGACATCCTTTATACTGTCGTTGACCCGCGCCTGCGCTCCACCATTCGTCAACCAGCGTAACGGAGGCGGATATGACGATTTCTACGCAGGCACCCTCTGCTGCTCAAAGCCTCCCAACCTCTCGAATTGGGCGCCTTCTCGATAGCGATATTTGGGCAAGCTTCCGGCGTTCGAAGTTGACCATGACGGCAGCGGCACTCACGCTGATCTTTCTCCTAGCCGCGATTTTTGCAGGGATCCTCTCGCCGCAAAATCCGTTCAACCCGGCCGAACTCGATCTGCTCAACAGTCGCCTTCCACCCATATGGGAGGCAGAGGGACAGGCGCCGTTCTTGCTGGGAACTGACGAGCAGGGCCGAGATATTCTCTCTGCTATTCTATACGGATTGCGTATCTCGCTCCTGGTCGGCTTCCTTGGAGTCGCATTCTCGGCGACGCTTGGGATCAGCCTGGGACTGATTGCAGGCTACTTTGGTGGCCTCGCAGATACGTTGATCATGCGCGTCGCGGACGTCCAGCTCACGTTTCCGGCCATCCTGATCGCGCTTCTCATCGATGGTGTGGTTAAATCCGTCCTGGGAGGAAACCTCGATGCGACGACCATCCTTTCCGTTCTGGTATTCTCTATTGGGTTGAGCTTCTGGGTCCAGTACGCGCGTACGGTGCGGGGCTCCGTGCTGGTAGAGAAGAACAAAGATTATGTTGCAGCAGCGCGCTTGATCGGACTGCCGGCGCCCGCGATCCTGATCAAGCATATCCTTCCAAACGTGACGGGCCCCGTTCTTGTCATTGCGACGATCAATCTCGCTCTCGCGGTAATTACCGAAGCGACGCTGTCCTTCCTCGGCACGGGAATGCCCGAGACGATGCCATCCTTGGGAACCTTAATCCGGATAGGGAACAACTATTTGTTCTCCGGCGAGTGGTGGATCGTTGCATTTCCGGGCATAGCTCTCGCGGCTCTAGTTCTCGCCATCAATCTGTTGGGCGATTGGTTGCGCGATGCCCTCAATCCCAAGCTGCGTTAGGGAGGCGAAGTTATGGATGATCCTGTTCTTTCCGTTCGCGACCTTCGCGTTGAGTTCGTGACCCGGCGCGGCATTCTCAAGGCCATCGACGGTATCTCGTTTGACATAGGTCGAGGCGAAGTCCTTGGAGTAGTCGGTGAGTCGGGCGCGGGCAAGTCCGTAACCGGTTCTGCCGTAATCGGCCTGATCGATCCTCCAGGTCGCATCGCAGGGGGGGAGATCCTCCTGGATGGCCGGCGAATCGACAATTTGCCCCCTGAGGAAATGCGTCGGATCCGTGGCAAGCGGATAGGGATGATTTTCCAGGACCCTCTGACGAGTCTCAACCCGCTCTATACAGTCGGGGAGCAATTGGTTGAGACGATCAGGACGCATATGCCTCTGTCGGCATCCGGCGCTCGCAAACGGGCGATAGATCTTCTGGCAGAGGTTGGGATTCCTGCACCTGAGCGAAGGATCGACAGCTATCCTCACGAGTTCTCCGGAGGCATGCGGCAGCGTGTTGTCATTGCACTTGCACTTTGCGTAGAGCCTGAACTCATCATCGCCGACGAACCGACAACAGCACTCGATGTATCAGTTCAGGCCCAGATTATATCGCTCCTGAAAAAGCTCGGCCGCGAGCATGGCACGGCTATCATGCTCGTGACGCATGATATGGGTGTAATCGCCGAAACGGCAGATCGCGTGGCGGTGATGTATGCCGGCCGCATTGCCGAAATCGGTCCTGTTCGAGAGGTTGTACGGCAGCCGCTCCATCCCTATGCGCAAGGATTGATGGGAGCCATTCCCTCTCTTCGTGGTGAAGCACTACGTTTAGCTCAGATCCCTGGCTCGATGCCGCGACTTTCCGCGATCCCAGCAGGGTGCTCTTTCAATCCACGCTGCCAGTTCGCGTTTGATCGATGCCGAGTGGAGCGACCTGAGGCTATTTCGCGTGGCAAGCACCCTGTCGCCTGCCATCTCTACGATTCCGCCCCTGCTGCAGTTGAGGCCGTCGCGTGACCGAAAAGCCTTATGCCGAAGTGAAGAACCTGCACCGGGTTTTCGATGTATCGAAGCCTTGGCTCAACCGGCTCCTTGAGGGTGGAGAACAGCAATTTCTAAAGGCTGTTGATGGAGTGTCTTTCCAACTTCAGAGAGGAGAAACCTTCGCCCTTGTGGGTGAATCGGGGTCGGGGAAGTCGACAGTTGCCCGCATGGTCGTTGGTCTCCTCCCGCCGACGGGCGGGAGCGTGTCGATCGATGGCGTGTCCATGATCGGACGTTCCGCAGGTAACGAGCGTCAAAAATTGCGCCGTCGTATTCAAATGATCTTTCAGGACCCGTATGCCAGCCTCAATCCACGCTGGCGAGTCTCGGAGATCATCGCGGAGCCAATCCGAGCCTTTCGGCTCATTGAGGGGGAGAACAACATC contains:
- a CDS encoding ABC transporter permease, translated to MLAFIVRRIFQAIGVLLAVGIIAFSMFRFAGDPVNQIVSIDTPAAQREEVRRSLGLDDPVPIQFARYLGGAVQGDFGVSYQFRQPVSDLLAERMPATLELAFCATVFAVVFGILMGVYSGLKRDSTLAKLFQTVSLIGISLPTFLIGILLIYLFAVTLGWLPSYGRGDTVRIGWWSTGLLTSTGLLALIMPSITLGLFQMTLIMRIVRAEMMEVLRTDYIKFARARGLTTRAIHFGHALKNTLIPVITIVGLQLGSVIAFSIITETVFQWPGMGLLFVQAVQNVDIPIMAAYLMLVALIFVLINLAVDILYTVVDPRLRSTIRQPA
- a CDS encoding ABC transporter substrate-binding protein; its protein translation is MTIRAKILAAAAAALLVGTALPAMAVTLRYANQGDLKSLDPYTLNETTTNAHLGHIYEGLTKRGRDLKVEPGLAERWEVSDDGLTWRFFLRKGVKFHNGNPFTADDVVFSANRVRAQGSNFQTRVPSDAEFVKVDDYTVDVKLKKPNPILNYQWDTWYIMDKEWSEANNTAAPTPAAATSPSYSSLNANGTGPFKIESHQPGVKTVFKKNPDWWGKVEHNLDEIVFTPINSDATRVAALLSGEVDVIEPVPLQDIQRVNSSPNAQVLTGPELRTIFLGFDQTRDELLFSNVKGKNPFKDPKVREAFFKAIDIETIKSRVMRGLSTPSALMIAPELFTYSKDFQRPKYDPDTSKKLLAEAGYPNGFEVGMDCPNDRYVNDEAICQAVVGMLARVGVKVNLMAQPKAQYFAKVLKSGNYQTSFYLLGWTPGTFDSHNVLYDIEGCRDDQSSSRGESNLGNYCNKKHDELADKILVENDKAKRDQLIKEAFQITTADYGYIPLHQQSLSWGVSKKVKLSQRADNSVLLYWAHKE
- a CDS encoding ABC transporter permease — its product is MTISTQAPSAAQSLPTSRIGRLLDSDIWASFRRSKLTMTAAALTLIFLLAAIFAGILSPQNPFNPAELDLLNSRLPPIWEAEGQAPFLLGTDEQGRDILSAILYGLRISLLVGFLGVAFSATLGISLGLIAGYFGGLADTLIMRVADVQLTFPAILIALLIDGVVKSVLGGNLDATTILSVLVFSIGLSFWVQYARTVRGSVLVEKNKDYVAAARLIGLPAPAILIKHILPNVTGPVLVIATINLALAVITEATLSFLGTGMPETMPSLGTLIRIGNNYLFSGEWWIVAFPGIALAALVLAINLLGDWLRDALNPKLR
- a CDS encoding ABC transporter ATP-binding protein, which codes for MDDPVLSVRDLRVEFVTRRGILKAIDGISFDIGRGEVLGVVGESGAGKSVTGSAVIGLIDPPGRIAGGEILLDGRRIDNLPPEEMRRIRGKRIGMIFQDPLTSLNPLYTVGEQLVETIRTHMPLSASGARKRAIDLLAEVGIPAPERRIDSYPHEFSGGMRQRVVIALALCVEPELIIADEPTTALDVSVQAQIISLLKKLGREHGTAIMLVTHDMGVIAETADRVAVMYAGRIAEIGPVREVVRQPLHPYAQGLMGAIPSLRGEALRLAQIPGSMPRLSAIPAGCSFNPRCQFAFDRCRVERPEAISRGKHPVACHLYDSAPAAVEAVA